Below is a genomic region from Pseudomonadota bacterium.
AATCGCCGGATCATTCTGGATGATTTCAGCAAGATCTTTTGAAGATGAGTTTTCATCATTGGCCACCTTGAGAATGTTATGGGCCACAACGGGTAAAGTGGGGAGTTGTTTTTGCTTGCTCTTGATCAGATCGAGTATGTTTTCCATTTTAAAAGTGGGGCTGACGTCTCAATTGATTTTGTGTTATTGTCTCTTTGGTTACAATTACCAAATGCGGTTAGTAAATGATAGCATTAGTTCCGCACTATAATCATCCTAAAAGGTTGCTTCATTAATAAAGTTTATCAACCCCGGTTAAAAATAATGGCAAATCCTTCAAATATCATGGACTCGACACCTATGAACCAGCCCACCAGAATCGTGGTTTTTCAGGAAAAGGGTTCCGGCCGTGAAAAAATGAAAGGAATCCAAGAATTCGGCAAAAACATTGAGATCATTGACGTAATTAGCATTGATGCAATTCTCCCGGATTTTATCGAATCCCCGGAAGAGTACATTACGGATGATTTTGAAGGCGACCTTGTACTCTGCTATCTCAAACACCCGGATCTTGCCGATTATCTGGTGAGGGTGTGCAACAACAAGAATATCCCGGTTATTGCCGCAGGAAAAAAGATCAAAGGCGCCCAATGCCCCTTCACCTGCTGTGGCCTTGGACGCATTAAGGGCCTGGGTGCCTACGGCGATCAATTCGGCTTTCCGGAATACCAAATCAAAATCAACAACGGTAAAATCGCAGAAATCAAGGCCAAACGGGGTGCCTCCTGCGGTGCAACCTGGGACGTAACCTCAAGAATAATCGGCCTCGCCCCTGAGGAAGCATTGACTACACTGCCACGGGAAGTCCAGTACCTCTGTACCGCAGATCCTTCCGCCTTTGACCCGATTAGCGGTAAGAGTTCTGTGCATTATGCCGGCGACGTTCATCATCAGGCATTGAAAAAGGCCTTGAAATTCAGCCGCGAACAGGAATAATCGCCAGTCCGAATATTGCACGAGCCAAGCAGGCTGAATAGATAAGGTTCAAAAAAAAAGCGCCCACCTGATCGGCGGGCGCTTACTCTCAATCACTGTAGAGGTGAAAAGAGGATTATTTATTTATTGCAATGCTTGTCGGCACCTTTGCCGTGGTGACCTTCACCGTCTTTTTGCCCAGGACCTTTGTCACATTTCCCCATACCGGCCTTGTCGCATTTCCCCATGCCGGGTTTGATGCCGGCGGCAAGAGCTTTGGTCTTGAGTTCATCTCTCAACTC
It encodes:
- a CDS encoding DUF166 domain-containing protein, which gives rise to MANPSNIMDSTPMNQPTRIVVFQEKGSGREKMKGIQEFGKNIEIIDVISIDAILPDFIESPEEYITDDFEGDLVLCYLKHPDLADYLVRVCNNKNIPVIAAGKKIKGAQCPFTCCGLGRIKGLGAYGDQFGFPEYQIKINNGKIAEIKAKRGASCGATWDVTSRIIGLAPEEALTTLPREVQYLCTADPSAFDPISGKSSVHYAGDVHHQALKKALKFSREQE